The Hymenobacter sp. DG25A nucleotide sequence ATTCTGGAGCAGAATTAACTCAACCTACCACAGCATCAGCATAAAAAAAGCCCGGCGTGCCGGGCTTTTTTTATGCTGTCATTAAAGCGTTTCTCCTCCGCCAAAGGGGAAAGTATGAATCGGTTGCCAGTGCTGCCCATCGTGCCGGAACAGGGTGATGTTCTGCACCGGGAAGGCCGCCTGGTAGTGCCGCTGGGCAAACTGCTCCCGCAGCCGGGGCACCAGCTTGGCCGGCAGGTCGCGGGTGGCCAGCGTCATGTGGGGCGTGAACGGGCGCGAATCTTTGGCTGCCTTGGGCAGCCAGGCCGCGCACTGCGTCTCCAGCTCTTGTTGTAAAACCTGCCACAGAGGATGGGGCAGAACCCGCACAAACAGGGTGCGGTGCCCGAACCAGTCAAAATCCTGCACCTCGGCCGGAAACGCCGGCAGCTGTTGTGCCACGCCCCGCAGGCAGGCCACCAGGCCCTCCTCCTTGTCTGGGGGCTGATGCCACGGCGGAAGAAGGGTGATGTGCGGGGGCAGGCGCACGGCATTACGGCTGCCCGTTTGCTCGTGCACTTCCTGCTTCATGGCCCAAACAGCGCTATACACCGGCTCCGGGGCCAGCACAGCTACCAAGTACATCATGGATAAAATAGAAAGGAGGAATTGAGCATACGTAAAGTGTGTGCTCAATTCCTCCTTTCGCTCCGGAAAAATTACAATCCGTATTTGCTGAGCAGGTACACCAGCGCGGCCATGCTGGCGTTGCCCAGCTCCAGCTCCCGGCGGTTTACTTTATCAAAGGTATCGGCGGCGGTATGGTGGATGTCGAAATAGCGCTGGGAGTCACAGTCGTAGCCGATGAGCACCTGCGCCTGGTCTTTCAAGGGGCCGATATCGGTACCGCCGTGGCCGGCGGTAATTTCCCCGCTGCCGTAGGTGCGGAACAGGGGCTGCCACTGCTGCAGGCGCTGCAGCATTGCCGGCGTGCCTTCAACGGAGAAACCGCGTGGGGTAAATCCACCGCCATCAGACTCCATGGCCGCCAAGTGCTTTTCGCCGGCCGTTTTGGCCAGTTCAGCATATTTGATGCCGCCACGGTTGCCGTTTTCCTCATTCATAAACAGCACTGCCCGGATGGTGCGCTCGGGGCGCTGGCCGGTGGCTTTCAGTAAGCGCAGCACTTCCATGCTTTGCACGCAGCCGGTGCCATCATCGTGCGCACCTTGGCCCAGGTCCCAGGAATCGAGGTGGCCGCCTACGGCAATAATTTCATTGGGGTATTTAGAGCCTTTGATTTCGCCTACCACGTTGTAGGATTTCACCTCGGGCAGCTGGCGGCAGCTCATTTCCAGCTCGAAGGTGAGCGTGGGGTTTGCTTTGAGCAGGGCGCTGAGCTGGTCGGCGCCGTTGGTGCTGAGCGCGGCGGCGGGCACTTTGGTCACCTTGTCGTCGTAGCTCATGGTGCCGGTGTGTGGGTAGTCGTCGTGGGCCAGGGAGAGGCTGCGCACTAGGGCACCCACAGCGCCGCGCTTGGCGGCTTCAATGGCGCCTTTGCGGCGCTGGTCGCCGGCCTCGCCGTAGGCATGGCCGGTTTCCACGTAGGTGGGGTTCATGGGCCGGTTGAAGAACACCAGCTTGCCGCGCACTTTGTCGTCGGGCAGGGCGGCCAGTTCCTCCCAGGTGCGCACTTCCACTACCTGGGCTTTCAGCTTGCCATTAGTACCCACTGAGCCGCCAAGAGCGCATACGTTGAAAGCAGTGCCTTTGCCTTTAGCGGGCTTGGCTTCGGCTTTTTCCCTGGCTCCCCGCTCCCAGTGCGGCACCATAACTTCCTGCAGATACACCCGGTCCAGGCCCATCTTTTCCATTACCTCTTTGCCCCACTGCACTGCCTTTTCTGCCTGCACCGAGCCGCTTAACCGGCCCCCGATGGTGCCGGTGAGTGTGCGGAGATTTTCGTAGCTCTGCCCCCGCAGCAGGGCTTCGTCGTAGAGGCGACGGATGGTGAGTGAATCGGTTTTGGTTTCGGCAGACTGGGCAGCGGCGGGCAAAGTAGCGGCAGCAGCCAGCAAACCTGCCAGTAAGCCCCGGCTCATGGGAAAACGCATATTCAGGAGAAAGAAATGGAGATAAAACAGAAGCTACCAACCCTATAGAAGGTTGGCCGGCTAAAGTACAAGAAAACGACAGCCGGGCTGCACCAGCAGTGCACAAAAGCCTATCGGGTGGCGCCAAACCGCCGGGCTAAGGCCTTAGGACGGTCCTTCTCCTTTCGGGGCACCTGCACCTCCAGTAAATAATCATATTGCAAATCACCGATAGCCGGTACGGGGCGCTCAGCGCCTAAGGCTTCCACGGTTTCCAGCAGCGTGTTGGAATGGCCTACGATGAGTACCGTGCGGCCCGCATAATCTTTACGGATGCGCGTGGCCAGGGCTGGCAGCTGCTTGGCATCATATACTTCCGGAGTAAGGCTGCGGGCGGCGGCCAGCGGGGCAGCGGTGGCCCGGGTGCGGGTGGTATTGGTGGTAAAAATGGCCGCCACGTTGCGGTTCAGCAGCGAGTCGCGCAGGGCCAGGGCACGCTGCTCTCCCTCGGGCGTTAAGGGTGGGTCCGCCAGGCCGGGGGTAAGGTCCTTTTCCGCGTGCCGTACAATGTACACGGTGGTAGGGGCCAGTTTGGAAGTACAGGCGCTGGCCAGCAGCACGACCAGCAAAAGGAAAGAGCGAAGAAATGCTTGCATATGCAGAGGGAAAGAAGTTTCTGGCGGAAAGTTAGGCTGAAACTGCGGAATCTGGCGGCTGTCGCTGGTTACTTTAAAATACATGAAAACGCCTCATCGTCAGGGCAGCTAAAACTCGTTTGAATTCCCAAAGGACAAACTGGCTTAGCCGCCTAGACGAAGAGGCGTTTTTCAATCGATAGTCAGAATGCTGATTCTCTACGCGTGGCGCTTGGCCAGCGTAGCGTGGTCGGGGCTCAGGTCCCAGCTGGCATTCATTTCGGTGAGGCCGTGCAAGGCCGTCAGATCAAACTGGCAGGCTACAACGGAAATGTAGTTGTTAGACAGGGCCCACTCATCGGTATCCTCGCCCTGGTCCAGGTTCACAAAGGAACCAATCAGCCAATAGTAAGGACGCTTGTGCGGGTCGATGCGCAGGTCGAATTTTTCCTGCCACTTAGCGCGGGCCTGGCGGCACAGCCGGATACCGGCCAGCGCCTCTTCCGATTTTTTGGGAATGTTTACGTTGAGGGCCGTGCCCACCGGAATGCCGTGTTTCAGAGCCTGGCGGGCAATGTGCTCAATCCAGGGCTCGGCGTGGGTAAAGTCGGCATCGTGGCCGTAGTCGCAGAGGGAAAAGCCAATGGCCGGCAGCCCTTCAATAGCCGCTTCAATAGCCGCCGACATAGTGCCGGAATACAGCACGTTCACGGAGGAGTTGGAGCCGTGGTTGATGCCGGACACCACCAGATCGGGCTGGCGGTCTTTCAGCACGTGGTGCTTGGCCAACTTCACGCAGTCGGCGGGGGTGCCGCTGCACTCGTAGGCTTCCACGCCTTCATCATCGAAAATGGTGCTGGCATCCAGACGCAGGGGGTTGCCAATGGTAATGGCGTGGCCCATGCCCGACTGGGGCGAGTCGGGCGCCACCACTACCACCTCGCCAATGCGGCGCATTACCCGCACCAGCGTCGCAATGCCGGGGGCCGTAATGCCGTCGTCGTTGGAAATCAGAATCAGCGGTTTGCGGGTATGTGCAGTCACAGGATCAGAGAATTAGAATAAAACAGACCGTAAAGGTAGGGAGTTGCGGGCTGGCGTAGGTGCCGGGAGCACGCTAACAACTTGCTGCAAGGTGCGTATGTTGCGGCGTGCAAAATACTCTTCCCCGTCTGCTTTGCGGCCTGGCGTTGGCCAGTCTGCTGTCTGCCTGCGAAGGCCCCTCTACCCCGACCGGTACGCCTGCCTCGGGGCCGCCTGCTGTTTCTACTCCCGCCCCGGCAGCAGCCCAGCCTACTCCTCCAGCGGTGCCGGCGGCCGCGCCGGATACGGCGGAGCAGCGCTATTACATCTTTGATAAAGGCACCGTAGGGCGCAACTTCATTCGGCTGAACATGACGGAAGCCGCGCTGCTGGACCGGGTGCCCAAGGCCATGCTGAAGAAAACTACCCGCCAGTTGGAAGGCATTGAGTACCCGGTGTATGAGCTGCGTAACCCGGACCACCCGGAGGCACCGCCCACTATTCTGGAGCTGGTAGGTGATGAGGAAGAAGGCTACCGGATATGGCGCATTCAGCTGCACGATGCCCGCTACCGCGCCGCGCAGGGCGGCGTGGGTGTGGGCTCTACGTATGGCCAGGCGCGCCAGGCCTACGGCATTCAGTTTGTGGAGCGCGGCGACATGGGCCTGGTGGCTGTATCGGAGGCTGCCCAGATTTCCTGGCTGCTGGACGCCAGTACCCTGCCCAACCCAAACGCCCCGGTGCGGCGCCCGACGGATGTGCCCGACGCCACTAAAATCAAGGGGGTATTACTTTTCCGGTAGTGCGTTGGGCCTGGGCGTTGCATTCCGCTATAATTCCTGTACTTTGGCAACCTCACAAGCCCTTTTTTCCTAACCACTACGCTACTTATCCGGCCATTGCTGCTATGAAAGCCTTGCAGAACTTTTACCGTTTTCACGACTTCGGCCTACTGCTGCTGCGCGTAGGAATTGGGGTGATGTTTACGGTGCATGGGTATCCCAAACTGATAGGAGGCCCTGAAACCTGGGAAAAAGTGGGGGGGGTGATGGGCCTGCTGGGTATTCATTTTGCGCCCGCCTTTTGGGGCTTTCTGGCCGCCGTGGCCGAGGCCGTAGGCGGGCAGCTGCTGGCGTTGGGGCTGTTTTTTCGGGTGGCCTGCCTGTTTTTGCTGGGCACCATGATTATGGCGGTTATCAGCCACCTCAGCCAGGGCCAGGGCTTTAATGATTACTCCCACGCTCTGGAAGCTACTTTCCTGTTTGCCGGTTTGTTTTTCGCGGGCCCGGGCCGCTACAGCGTAGATCAGATGCTGTTTCCGCCGCCCCGCCTGCGCTACTAATTTTTCCCCGAAGCAACTTTCCGGATTCCCTCCGGCGCTTCCCGCTCCGGAGCGCTTCTACCCAGAACGCCCCCGCAGCGGGAAGCGCCGGAGTTTCCATTTCTAAACCACCCTCCTGCCCCGGCTTTTCATGTTTCTGCTCCTACTTACTACGGCCCTGCTGGGCACCTCCCCCGCTGCTCCGGCCCCCGATTGGCGCACGCCCTTCGAGAAAGGCAACGGCAACACCACAACCACCTACCAGCAGTGCATCGACTACTACAAGCGGCTGGATGCTGCCTATTCTGAAATAACGATGCGCGAAGCCGGCCCCACCGATGTGGGCCGCCCGCTGCATGAGGTGGTCATTTCCCTGGATGGCGACGCCGACCCCGCTTCCGTGCATCAGAAAAACCGGCGGGTTATTCTCATCCAGAACGGTATTCACCCCGGCGAGCCGGAAGGCATTGATGCCTCTATGATGCTTGCGCGCGACTACGTGCAGAAAAAAGAGCTACGCCGCCAGTTGGAAAACGTCACGCTGGTTATCATTCCGGCTTACAATGTGGATGGAATGCTGAACCGGGGCACTTCCTCCCGCGCCAACCAGAACGGGCCGCAGGAATATGGCTTCCGCGGCAACGCCCGCAACCTCGACCTGAACCGGGATTACATCAAGCAGGACTCGCGCAACGCCCGCTCCTTTGCCCAGCTGTTTCAGCGCTGGCAGCCCGATGTGTTTGTGGATACGCACACCTCCAACGGCGCCGACTACCAATACACCATGACGCTCATTGCCACGCAGAAAGACAAGCTGCACCCGGCCCTGAGCAACTATATGGAAAAGCAGCTGCTGCCCGCCCTGTACGGGGATATGAGCAAGCGCAAGTGGCCCCTCACGCCCTACGTAGATTTTGAGGGCCGCACCCCCGATGCCCGCGGGCTGGTAGGCTTTCTGGAAACGCCGCGCTATTCCACCGGCTACACCACGCTATTCAACACCATCGGGTTTGTGACGGAAACGCACATGTGGAAGGCCTTTGCGCCTCGCGTGCGCGTCACCTACGACTTCCTGGATGTGCTGATACACACCGTGCACCGCGATGCGGCCACCATTGCGCAGGCCCGCCAGACCGCCGCGCAGCAAACCGCCGTGCAAACCTCTTTCCCGCTGGCCTGGCAGCTGGACACCACCCAGGCTACCAAGTTTGAGTTCCGGGGCTACGAGGGCAAAACGAAAACCAGCCAGGTAAGCAACCTGCCCCGCCTTTATTACGACCACAAAGCCCCATATAAGCGCCCTATCCCTTATTACAACACCTTCCGGCCCACTGTAACGGTAACCCGTCCGCAGGCTTATGTGATTCCCCAAGCCTGGGGCGAAGTGCTGGACCGCCTGCGTCTCAGCCACGTGCGCCTGCAACGCCTCACGCGCGACACCACCCTGACAGGCGAAATTTATTCCATTGCTGATTACAAAACGGCACCCCGGCCCTACGAAGGCCATTACCTTCACTCTCAGGTGCAGGTAAAAACACAACAGCAGGCCCTGGCCTTCCACACCGGCGACTACGTAGCCTGGCTCGATCAGCCCGCCGCCCGTTATCTGGTTGAAACGCTGGAGCCGCAGGCCACCGATTCGTTTTTTGCCTGGGGCTTCTTCGACAGCATCCTGCAGCAGAAAGAGTATTTCTCTGACTATGTATTTGAAGACCTGGCCGCAGAAATGCTGGCGAAAAACCCCGCCCTCAAAGCCCAGCTGGAAGCCAAGCGTCAGGCCGACCCGGCCTTCGCCAAAAGCGCTGCCGCGCAGCTGGACTTCATCTACCGCCAGTCGCCCTACTACGAGCCTTCTCACCTGCGCTACCCCGTACTGCGCTGGCAGGGTGCCGCGTTAAAAGGCATACTGAAGGAGGAATAAAACGTCTTGCTGCAATTGTCCGTCATGCAGAGGCGTCAGCCGAAGCATCTCGCGTGCTGACGTTGCCACAGTAACTGTCATGTCGAGCGGAGGCGAAGCATCTCGCTAGTGTGGTATACCTTGGCAACGAAGCGGTAGAGATGCTTCGACTGCGCTCAGCAGCACGGTCTTTCCATTACCTATTTCAATCCAGCTCTCATCCAAAAGAATGGCTGTCCTCGAGTTAAATAATCTATCAAAAAACTACGGTCGCACGCAGGCGCTTCGGGGGCTCACGCTGACCGTAGAGGCGGGCAGCGTGTATGGCTTGCTGGGGCCGAATGGCAGCGGCAAAACCACCACGCTGGGGCTGGCGCTGGGCGTGCTCAATGCCAGCAGCGGCACGGTGCGCTGGTTCGGGCAGCCCATATCCTCAGCCAGCAAGCGGCGCGTGGGGGCCATGCTGGAAACGCCAAACTTCTTTCCCTACCTCACGGCCCGCCAGAACCTGAAGGTAGTGGCCGCCGTGAAGCACGCCGAAGATGGGGCCATTGATGATGCGCTGGAAGCCGTGGGCCTGCTGGCCCGTCAGCATGATGCTTTTTCTGCCTACTCCCTGGGCATGAAGCAGCGCCTGGCCCTGGCTGCAACCCTGCTCAGCCGACCCGAGGTGCTGGTGCTGGACGAGCCCACCAACGGCCTGGATCCGCAGGGCATTGCCGAAGTACGGACCCTCATTCAGCGGCTGGCGGCCGAAGGTAAAACCATCATAATTGCCAGTCACCTGCTTGATGAGATTGAGAAAGTATGCACCCATGTGGCCGTGCTGCATCGGGGCGAGCTGCGCGCCGCCGGCCGTGTAGCCGACATTCTGGCCACCGCCGACCGGGTGGTGTTGCGCCCCGCGGCCGGCACTCCTGCCACCGCCCTGCCGCACGCCCTGGCCCAGCTTCCCTGGGTTAACGACGTGCAGCCGGAAGCTGACGGACGCCTCAGCGCCCAGCTGGCCGAGGGCTATGACCCGGCCGCTTTAAACCGGGCCCTGTTTGAGCAGGGCATTGTACTGGCCGGTCTGGAAATGCGCCAGCGCAGCCTGGAAACCCAGTTCCTGGCCCTCACGCAGGCACAGTAATCCTTCTACTTCAACACTCTTTGCCGTGCTGTTTCGCGCCGAACTCCGCAAAATTCTTCCCTATCGCACCGTCTGGATTATCCTGCTGCTGTTTGCCCTGCTGCTAACGGGCTTTGTGGCCATGAGCGGCGGCACCGTTATCAATGGAAAGCCCATCGGCAACTCCCTGTACGCCTTTCCTGAGCTCTGGAGCCGATTGGGCTACGTGGCCAGCTACTTCAACCTGCTGCTGGGCATTCTGCTCATCATTCTGATTACCGATGAGTTTCAATTCCGCACGTTTCGGCAGCAGGTGATTGACGGGCTTTCCCGCGCCGAGCTGGTGCAGGCTAAGCTGGGCGTGGCCGGGGCGCTGGTGGTGTATGCCACGCTGGTAGTGCTGGCTGTGGGCCTTTTCTTTGGCCTCACGCGCGGCCCCCAGCCCGCTCCCGGCGCTATTACCGCCGATTTGAGCGCGGTAGCCCTATATGCGCTGCAGGCCCTGGGCTACCTGAGCTTGGCGGCTTTGCTGGCCTTTCTGGTGCGCAAAAGCGGCGCGGCCATCATTTCCTTTCTGGTGTATATGTGGATTGCTGAGCCCCTGCTTCGCTCCCAGCTGCCCGATGAGTTGGACCGCTACTTCCCGGCTAAGCTGCTGGGCAGCCTCACACCTACTCCCGGCCAGGAGCTTTTAACCACGGTAACCGGGCCCACCGGGGCTCTTACGCCGGCGCAGGCAGTGCCTTTTGCCCTGGCTTACATTGCCTTGTTCTGGGGCCTGAGCTACCTGCTGCTTCGTAACCGGGATTTATAGTTTTCCGCCCGCTTAAGGCATGGCAGGCCGGGGTTGCAGCGAGTTGGCGTAGTTCACGATGTAGGCCAGCTCCCGGGGCACCCCAAAATTGAGCTTGTTCTGCTTAGCATACTGCTCTATCTGGCGGCTAAACGTTCGGAAGTAGTTCAGCAGGTCTTTTTTGGGGTTGCGCAGGGGCACAATTTCGCCCTGCAGAGTAGCTAGGTACAGCATGTCTTTGATTTCCGTCAGGCTACCGTAGCGCGTACCGGGCGGGCCATACATACCGCGGCTGAGGCCCCGGTTATACGGATCTACTACGTTGCGCTCTACCAGTTCCTGGCGGCGCAGCAAGAGCGTGGGGCCCGCGCTCAGCTGCTCAAAAAAGGCCGGCGACTTAAAGTCCGAATAGTCCTGGTCGCGGTTCCAGCGGTAGGTGCGAAATATGCGCGTCCGGGTGGTATCCCGCTGGTTACGGCGCATGGCAACAGCGGGCGTATATAGCGGCGGGTTTCCGTAGAAGTAGCCGTTGCGGGCATCGTAAAAATCATCGTAGCGGTAGGCGGGCAGGTTATTCCCCACTTCTGCCTTTACCGCAAAGGCCTTCACCGCTACCGGCGACAACGTGCTGACGGTCTGATCCGGCCGCGTGATGCGAATCACGTCTTCGCTCCGGTGCAGAATCAAAGGCCCCCGAATGGTGTCGCCATTGGCCAGGAGCACCGTGGCGCCCGCAAACTCCTGCACAAAGCTGCGCTGAGCCTGCGCGGCAGGTACCAGCGCCGTGAGCAGTCCACTCAGCAAAATCCAGGATAAACCGTGCCGTTTCATAGTCATTGCCTTAGAAATATATGGATTTTCAGAGCCTTTTCCAAGGACTATAAGGCGGACAAAGTCAGACCCATACGCAGTGCCTTTTACTATTCTTGGGCAGGCTCGGGAGCACTGATGGAGTTGGCATAGTCCACGATCAAAGCAAGCTCCCGTGAAAAGGAGAAGTCCAGCTTGTTTTGCCGGGCATACTGCTGAATTTGGCGGCTTTTGGTATGATAGAAGCCCAGCAGGTCCTTTTTGGGTTTACGCAACGGCACTACCTCCCCTTGCGGCGTACCCAGGTACAGCAGATCCTTCACCGGTCGGTAAAATCTGGTTTCCTGATTGTAGGTGCTGGAATTACTATAGGCACGAATCACGCGCTTCTCCAACTCCTGACGACGCAACAGGCATACAGGCCCATTGCTGAGCTGCTCAAAGAATACCGGTAATGTAAACTTGGAATTCGCCTGGCTGCGGTTCCAGCGGTAGGTGCGGTACACCTTTACGTGCAACGTATCCAACCGGGTAAGCCACAGAGGAAGCGCCTGTTTGTAACTCGACCGGCTATTGAAGGAGTACCCGCTACTGTTTGCGTAGCCGATTTGCCTCATGGATAAATCATCGGGATGGGGCTTTTTTTCGGGATAGGCTTGATTTTCGGTCAGGTTATTATCTACCTCTCCCTTCACTGTAAAAGATTTTACCG carries:
- a CDS encoding 2'-5' RNA ligase family protein, which translates into the protein MMYLVAVLAPEPVYSAVWAMKQEVHEQTGSRNAVRLPPHITLLPPWHQPPDKEEGLVACLRGVAQQLPAFPAEVQDFDWFGHRTLFVRVLPHPLWQVLQQELETQCAAWLPKAAKDSRPFTPHMTLATRDLPAKLVPRLREQFAQRHYQAAFPVQNITLFRHDGQHWQPIHTFPFGGGETL
- a CDS encoding M20/M25/M40 family metallo-hydrolase, whose translation is MRFPMSRGLLAGLLAAAATLPAAAQSAETKTDSLTIRRLYDEALLRGQSYENLRTLTGTIGGRLSGSVQAEKAVQWGKEVMEKMGLDRVYLQEVMVPHWERGAREKAEAKPAKGKGTAFNVCALGGSVGTNGKLKAQVVEVRTWEELAALPDDKVRGKLVFFNRPMNPTYVETGHAYGEAGDQRRKGAIEAAKRGAVGALVRSLSLAHDDYPHTGTMSYDDKVTKVPAAALSTNGADQLSALLKANPTLTFELEMSCRQLPEVKSYNVVGEIKGSKYPNEIIAVGGHLDSWDLGQGAHDDGTGCVQSMEVLRLLKATGQRPERTIRAVLFMNEENGNRGGIKYAELAKTAGEKHLAAMESDGGGFTPRGFSVEGTPAMLQRLQQWQPLFRTYGSGEITAGHGGTDIGPLKDQAQVLIGYDCDSQRYFDIHHTAADTFDKVNRRELELGNASMAALVYLLSKYGL
- a CDS encoding histidine phosphatase family protein, with translation MQAFLRSFLLLVVLLASACTSKLAPTTVYIVRHAEKDLTPGLADPPLTPEGEQRALALRDSLLNRNVAAIFTTNTTRTRATAAPLAAARSLTPEVYDAKQLPALATRIRKDYAGRTVLIVGHSNTLLETVEALGAERPVPAIGDLQYDYLLEVQVPRKEKDRPKALARRFGATR
- the surE gene encoding 5'/3'-nucleotidase SurE; amino-acid sequence: MTAHTRKPLILISNDDGITAPGIATLVRVMRRIGEVVVVAPDSPQSGMGHAITIGNPLRLDASTIFDDEGVEAYECSGTPADCVKLAKHHVLKDRQPDLVVSGINHGSNSSVNVLYSGTMSAAIEAAIEGLPAIGFSLCDYGHDADFTHAEPWIEHIARQALKHGIPVGTALNVNIPKKSEEALAGIRLCRQARAKWQEKFDLRIDPHKRPYYWLIGSFVNLDQGEDTDEWALSNNYISVVACQFDLTALHGLTEMNASWDLSPDHATLAKRHA
- a CDS encoding DoxX family protein, producing MKALQNFYRFHDFGLLLLRVGIGVMFTVHGYPKLIGGPETWEKVGGVMGLLGIHFAPAFWGFLAAVAEAVGGQLLALGLFFRVACLFLLGTMIMAVISHLSQGQGFNDYSHALEATFLFAGLFFAGPGRYSVDQMLFPPPRLRY
- a CDS encoding M14 family metallopeptidase; amino-acid sequence: MFLLLLTTALLGTSPAAPAPDWRTPFEKGNGNTTTTYQQCIDYYKRLDAAYSEITMREAGPTDVGRPLHEVVISLDGDADPASVHQKNRRVILIQNGIHPGEPEGIDASMMLARDYVQKKELRRQLENVTLVIIPAYNVDGMLNRGTSSRANQNGPQEYGFRGNARNLDLNRDYIKQDSRNARSFAQLFQRWQPDVFVDTHTSNGADYQYTMTLIATQKDKLHPALSNYMEKQLLPALYGDMSKRKWPLTPYVDFEGRTPDARGLVGFLETPRYSTGYTTLFNTIGFVTETHMWKAFAPRVRVTYDFLDVLIHTVHRDAATIAQARQTAAQQTAVQTSFPLAWQLDTTQATKFEFRGYEGKTKTSQVSNLPRLYYDHKAPYKRPIPYYNTFRPTVTVTRPQAYVIPQAWGEVLDRLRLSHVRLQRLTRDTTLTGEIYSIADYKTAPRPYEGHYLHSQVQVKTQQQALAFHTGDYVAWLDQPAARYLVETLEPQATDSFFAWGFFDSILQQKEYFSDYVFEDLAAEMLAKNPALKAQLEAKRQADPAFAKSAAAQLDFIYRQSPYYEPSHLRYPVLRWQGAALKGILKEE
- a CDS encoding ABC transporter ATP-binding protein, whose translation is MAVLELNNLSKNYGRTQALRGLTLTVEAGSVYGLLGPNGSGKTTTLGLALGVLNASSGTVRWFGQPISSASKRRVGAMLETPNFFPYLTARQNLKVVAAVKHAEDGAIDDALEAVGLLARQHDAFSAYSLGMKQRLALAATLLSRPEVLVLDEPTNGLDPQGIAEVRTLIQRLAAEGKTIIIASHLLDEIEKVCTHVAVLHRGELRAAGRVADILATADRVVLRPAAGTPATALPHALAQLPWVNDVQPEADGRLSAQLAEGYDPAALNRALFEQGIVLAGLEMRQRSLETQFLALTQAQ
- a CDS encoding ABC transporter permease, producing MLFRAELRKILPYRTVWIILLLFALLLTGFVAMSGGTVINGKPIGNSLYAFPELWSRLGYVASYFNLLLGILLIILITDEFQFRTFRQQVIDGLSRAELVQAKLGVAGALVVYATLVVLAVGLFFGLTRGPQPAPGAITADLSAVALYALQALGYLSLAALLAFLVRKSGAAIISFLVYMWIAEPLLRSQLPDELDRYFPAKLLGSLTPTPGQELLTTVTGPTGALTPAQAVPFALAYIALFWGLSYLLLRNRDL